The sequence ATTAGGCGCACTACATATGTAAATTTATACAGCCAGCGATTATCTTTTATTAAAGTAATCGCTGGCTTAATTATTTTGACCGCGGAAGGCAGTCATCGCAGGCACCGCCTTTTCACGGTGGTGTAACGATGACTGATTAATACTTTTAATACCAACGAGGACGAAAAGAAAATATGAGCGCATTAGACTTAAAGAATAAAAGAATTCTGGTTACTGGTGGTGCGGGTTTTTTAGGTCGTCAAGTTGTAAACCAGCTTATTAAAGCTGGGGCAGAACAGGATAAAATTACTGTACCTCGTTCGCGAGATTACGATTTGTGCGTAATGGAAAGCTGCAAGCGTGCGGTTGACCACCAGGATATCGTAATTCACCTAGCCGCTCACGTTGGTGGTATCGGTCTTAACCGTGAAAAACCTGCTGAGTTGTTTTATGACAATTTGATGATGGGAACCCAGCTGATTCATGCTGCTTATGAAGCTGGGGTCGAAAAGTTTACTTGCGTGGGCACAATTTGCGCTTATCCCAAGTTTACTCCCGTACCATTTAAGGAAGATGATATTTGGGATGGTTATCCAGAAGAAACCAATGCTCCTTACGGTATTGCCAAAAAAGCTTTGTTAGTACAGTTGCAGGCGTACCGCCAGCAGTACGGTTTTAACGGAATATATTTGCTACCGGTTAATTTATATGGTCCGGAAGATAACTTTGACCCTAGAAGTTCTCACGTTATTCCGGCATTAATTCGTAAAGTTCAAGAAGCCCAAGAACGAGGAGATAAAGAGATTCCTGTTTGGGGTGATGGCAGCCCTACCCGCGAGTTTTTGTATTCTGAAGATGCAGCGCGGGGTATTGTTATGGGTACTCAATCTTACAATGGTGCTGAGCCAGTTAATTTGGGAACTGGTTATGAAATTTCGATTCGCGATTTGATTAATACAATTTGCGAAGTAATGGAATTTGACGGTGAAATAGTATGGCAAACTGACAAACCAAACGGGCAACCCCGTCGCTGTCTGGATACTGAAAGAGCGAAGCAAGAATTTGGTTTCACCGCTCAAGTAGGTTTCAAAGAAGGTTTGAAGAATACTGTTAAATGGTGGCGCGAACATGCTGCCCAACCTGTAGCTTAGAAAACCTCACCCCATTCCCCTCTCCTTATTAAGAAGAGGGGTGATTTAATTTTCCCCATGATAAATCCACATTGCTTGGGTATCACCTGCTTTGCGAAAACCACATTTATAATAAAAACCGACAGTTTCTGCTTCTGCGACTAGTATCTGTTGATGAAAGTCTTGGTATTTTTGAGTAATTATTTTTAATAGATTTAAGCCGATACCTTGTTTTTGGTATTCAGGTAAAACTAATAAATGCGGATAGTAAACTACTAAGTAACCATCGGTTATTGAATTTATCAAGCCTACTAATTTTTCTTGATTCCAAGCCGATATGAGTGAATGGGAATTCATTAAAGCATTATATAGTTCGTTAGGTTTCTTAGCTGACGACCAATTATTAGCTTGATAAAGAATTAAAATATCATCTATAGATAAATTGCGCGTGTGTTTATATTCGATATTATTTTGATTCATCGATTTAGCTGATATTGGGACTTACAAAAATTAAAATTATAAATCCTTTAGCAATAATTGAGTATTGAGAAACCCGATTTTTTGAAAAACCGGGTTTCTAGTAATATGCAAAATTACTATATAAAAGCTTGATTTAAGAATCTAGTTTAAGATAAACCTCAGCTTCGTGATTGACAGCCCATTCTATATGCCAATCGATAAATCTAAGCCTGCGGTAAAATTTTGATGCTGCTTCGTTACCTTTTTTATAACTAGTAGCGATTAACTCAACTTCTGGATACAGCTTCAAACGTCTGATTACTTCTAAAATTGTAGCTTTTCCATAACCTTGCTGCTGGTATTTGGAATCAATCATCAAGCGCAAAATAAATCCAATACCGCCAACTATTTCATACATAGTAAAACCAATCATTGGTAATTGTGGTTCTATATAACCCATGACGGCAGCATCATATATCGCTAAGGGGTAAAGATTGGGGTTGACGTAAGCTTGAGCTAATGATTTCACATTTGATGCAAGAAATTCTTTTTGATTTTCATTTACTTCTAAACTGATACATTCTTGGAAATTATCAACTGTTATTTTACGTAAATGAACTTTAGCCATATTTGCTCTTGGATAACTTATTTATATTATGTCTGAGAAATAAGCTTTTTTATGATGGCTGCAAATTATGGAAAATATTAACAACCCCAATGTTTAAAATAATTCATTGCTAATTCCATTGGTGTGTCGTTTTTGAACGCATTTTTTTGATTAAATATTGGATAAAGGTTATTTGAGATAGTAAAATCTTCCGAAAGCAAGGTATCGCCAAAATTATTTACTTTTTGATGATAATTTATTAAGTTCAAAATTTTCATAAATCGGCAATTTTATTATTACTATTATGTGAGAGTAGTGTGCATGTAATTTTCTGATTATTTCCAAGTATCAAAGTGATGTTTCACCCAATCCATACCAACTTCATTATTTAGTTTTATTTTTTGTGGTGCATTAGCATAAATTTTGTTTAAAATGTCTGCATCCTGTTCTACTACAGCTTTACTTAATTCCAAAAATTGTTTTTTTAATAATTTTGCAAAAGGATTATTTGTTTTTGCGAATAATAAAATATAGGTTCGAGTTTTTGTTAATGATTCTGGAACAAAAAGATGACATTGAGCAATTTTTCCAAAAAGGCTACTACCGTGAAATATCACTAATGAAGGAAAATAATTTTCTAAATGAGCTTGAATTATCTCGGGAAGTAGAAATTGTTTGGGTTGTTTGAGCTTTTCCCAGAGAGTTTTAGGTGCAGTAGGAGCATTGAAAAAAGCTTCGGAATGATAGCCGTTATCGATGAATTTCTCAAATCTAACTTCGGTAATTTCAAACAAATCGCGGTGGGTGCCATTTTGATGATTATAATCGTGCATATTTAATAGCATCGATTTCAAATCAGTTTTGACGCTGGTATCTGCTGTATAGCCTATAAATTCGTAACTATCGGAAATTTTTTCTAAAATATCGGGAATGGAAATTTGAGGTTTACAATCTCCATAAGACCAAATAAAATCATCTTTAACAATTAGTTTCAAAGGCTGCATTTGAGGCAAGGTTTTTTTATCCGTTCCCGGTAAAACAGTGCAACCTTCTCTATCAAATTCAAGGGCATGAAACGGACAAACAACTTTACTTTCACCATCTGTTTCAGCTTTACACCAACCTTCCGATAACATTGCTCCCATATGAGGGCAAATATTAGGTAGAGCTTGAACATTTCCTTTACTATCTTTCCACATTACATAGTCTTTGCCGTAAACAGATATCTTATGTGGTTGATTTATTTTGAGCATGGATTTATGTGCTAATAACCAAGGCGCACCCTCTAACATTTTGGCTTTAGCTTCAATCATGATGGTTATGACTCTAGTGATTAATGTTCTAATAAACACTATTAAAAATATCTGACTTATTCGCTTGGATATTCTTGCTATTTTTGGATATTCTTGCCATTTGTGATTTGAAAAAAGCAGAATAATAACAGCGAACAGAAAAATCTAATTTGTTTTGTATTGTTGTGAAAAGTCTTTTGGGGTAATCCCAAGCAAACGTTTAAAATGACGATTAAGATGACTTTGATCGACAAAACCTACTGAATTGGCTATTTCAGCAATTGATAATTTTCCTTGTTTCAATAATTCTTGAGCTCGTTCGATGCGACACCGAATTACATATTTATGAGGTGTAAATCCTGTAGTTTCCTTGAACAATCGCGAAAAATAATGGGGACTCATTTGTACCGAAGCTGCTAATTTATTCAAGCTTAAATCGGTATCGAGATAAGCTTGAATGTAATCAATTATTTGCTGTAATTTGTATTGAGGCAATTTTCCCGAAATCAATTCAACTGAATTTATCCGAGTAGTTGAATAATTTTCTAATAAATGAAGGATAAGGGCATTAATTAAAGTTTCCGCATAAAGACGACTGCTAGTACCATGTTTGATTAAAGCCGATTTTAGCGCTACTCCTATTTGATAAACAAATGGATCGGGATTTGCAAACTTGGGTAAAAGCTCAATCTTATCTGGATCTACGACTTCGTAAATAGTTTGAGCAAAAACTACAGGATCTATCGCGATCGCAACCGAACAACCTTCGCTATACCATGCTGCTTGATGAGTTGTGTTTGCAGGAACAATAATCAAATCTCCTTGAACATTGTTTTCTCGTAAAAAACATCCATCAATTATTCTTTCTGTTTGCATCGGTAATGGAATATCGGTCAAAATTCCAATACAATGCTGTTTTAAACAAATCTTAGGTAATTCGATTGGGGGTTGTCTATCGTAAATAATAGTTAGATTATCCCAACCAACAGATTGACTAGAGACTAGAGGAGAGCGGTTGAATACACGTTTATATTCTTCTTCTTTTTCTTGATTAAAATCGATTAAAATACTTTTTGATGAGTTATTTTGCATCTTAAATTTGAAATATTAAAATTAAAAACCAATTTTTTATACTATAAAATTTCTCAAAGCTATTACATACAGGTTCGTGGTATTTTTGATTAGCTTTCTTCAACAAAAATCATGAACGCTACCGAAAATAAATCAAAAAAATCCGAATTACGTCGTAATATTATTAAACAACGCCAATCGCTACCTGAAAAAGAATGGCGGGTAAAAAGTCAAGCTATTTGTAAAAATATTTGCAGTTCAAGTTTATTTACCAAAGCTAAAACAGTACTTGCTTATTTTAGCTTTCGTCAAGAACCCGATTTAAGCTATTTATTCTCAGAAGATAGTACATCAAGTAATCACAAAATATGGGGATTTCCTCGTTGTGTCGATAAATCCTTAATTTGGCACCGTTGGCAACCCCAAAATGAATTAATAATAGGTAAATACGGTATTCGCGAACCAAATCCCAATTTACCGATAATTAATTACTCTGAGGTTGATTTGATTTTAGTTCCTTGCGTCGCTTGCGATTCTCAAAGTTATCGTTTGGGTTATGGCGGGGGATATTATGACCGTTTTTTAAGCTCTCCAGGATGGGATTTAATTCCAACAATAGGTATTGTGTTTGCCAACGATTATTTACCTCAAGTACCTGTAGAAGTTTGGGACAGAAAGTTAAATAGCGTTTGCACCGAAAGCGGCTTGCAAAGATAAATATCGCAATCAATCTGATATTTTGCTTATGGAAGTGGGAATCATTAGAAAAGACTGTTAAATGATTTTTCCCAGCATGGATATTTCTGCCACGGAATTTTTTGAGGAATCAAACACATCATCCCAAGAAAATCGGGCTGAAGCCATAATCTCCCTCAATTACAACGAACAACAAAAGGCTTTAGCGGGTGTAATTTCCAGGATTCGGGAATCTTTGGATATAGAAACGATTTTCAAAACTACCGTTACCGAAGTACGACAGCTTCTTGATGCTGACAGGGTTGCGGTGTTCCGTTTTTGCGATGAGCAAGAATGGGAAGGGGAATTTATCTCTGAAGATGTAGCGCCCGAATGGGATTGTGCATTAACTGCAAAAATCCAAGATCGTTGTTTTAGTATCCGATTCGCTGATTTATACAAACAAGGAAGAATCAGCGCAATTTCTGATATATATCAAGGTAATTTTAAAGATTGTTATATTCAAATTCTGGAGAAATTTCAAGTTCGTGCTAATGTTGTTGCTCCTTTGCTCAAGGGCAATCGTCTTTGGGGTTTGTTATGCATTCACCAATGTAGCGCTACCCGTGAATGGGAGCAATCGGAAATTGATTTTATCAGTCAAATTAGCGAAAATTTAGGAGTTGCTCTGCAACATACCGATTTACTTCGTCAAGCAAGATATCAAGTTGAACTCCATAAGGCTTTAAATCAAGTAGTTTGCCGCATTCGTAAGTCTTTAGATTTGGGTACCACTTTCATAACTACAGTTACAGAAGTTCGTCAGTTATTGAAAACAGATAGAGTCGGGGTATTTCGCTTTTATCCCCAACAATGGCAG comes from Rivularia sp. PCC 7116 and encodes:
- a CDS encoding GDP-L-fucose synthase; the encoded protein is MSALDLKNKRILVTGGAGFLGRQVVNQLIKAGAEQDKITVPRSRDYDLCVMESCKRAVDHQDIVIHLAAHVGGIGLNREKPAELFYDNLMMGTQLIHAAYEAGVEKFTCVGTICAYPKFTPVPFKEDDIWDGYPEETNAPYGIAKKALLVQLQAYRQQYGFNGIYLLPVNLYGPEDNFDPRSSHVIPALIRKVQEAQERGDKEIPVWGDGSPTREFLYSEDAARGIVMGTQSYNGAEPVNLGTGYEISIRDLINTICEVMEFDGEIVWQTDKPNGQPRRCLDTERAKQEFGFTAQVGFKEGLKNTVKWWREHAAQPVA
- a CDS encoding GNAT family N-acetyltransferase is translated as MNQNNIEYKHTRNLSIDDILILYQANNWSSAKKPNELYNALMNSHSLISAWNQEKLVGLINSITDGYLVVYYPHLLVLPEYQKQGIGLNLLKIITQKYQDFHQQILVAEAETVGFYYKCGFRKAGDTQAMWIYHGEN
- a CDS encoding N-acetyltransferase, producing the protein MAKVHLRKITVDNFQECISLEVNENQKEFLASNVKSLAQAYVNPNLYPLAIYDAAVMGYIEPQLPMIGFTMYEIVGGIGFILRLMIDSKYQQQGYGKATILEVIRRLKLYPEVELIATSYKKGNEAASKFYRRLRFIDWHIEWAVNHEAEVYLKLDS
- a CDS encoding Rieske 2Fe-2S domain-containing protein — protein: MIEAKAKMLEGAPWLLAHKSMLKINQPHKISVYGKDYVMWKDSKGNVQALPNICPHMGAMLSEGWCKAETDGESKVVCPFHALEFDREGCTVLPGTDKKTLPQMQPLKLIVKDDFIWSYGDCKPQISIPDILEKISDSYEFIGYTADTSVKTDLKSMLLNMHDYNHQNGTHRDLFEITEVRFEKFIDNGYHSEAFFNAPTAPKTLWEKLKQPKQFLLPEIIQAHLENYFPSLVIFHGSSLFGKIAQCHLFVPESLTKTRTYILLFAKTNNPFAKLLKKQFLELSKAVVEQDADILNKIYANAPQKIKLNNEVGMDWVKHHFDTWK
- a CDS encoding helix-turn-helix domain-containing protein, whose amino-acid sequence is MQNNSSKSILIDFNQEKEEEYKRVFNRSPLVSSQSVGWDNLTIIYDRQPPIELPKICLKQHCIGILTDIPLPMQTERIIDGCFLRENNVQGDLIIVPANTTHQAAWYSEGCSVAIAIDPVVFAQTIYEVVDPDKIELLPKFANPDPFVYQIGVALKSALIKHGTSSRLYAETLINALILHLLENYSTTRINSVELISGKLPQYKLQQIIDYIQAYLDTDLSLNKLAASVQMSPHYFSRLFKETTGFTPHKYVIRCRIERAQELLKQGKLSIAEIANSVGFVDQSHLNRHFKRLLGITPKDFSQQYKTN
- a CDS encoding 5-formyltetrahydrofolate cyclo-ligase, with the protein product MNATENKSKKSELRRNIIKQRQSLPEKEWRVKSQAICKNICSSSLFTKAKTVLAYFSFRQEPDLSYLFSEDSTSSNHKIWGFPRCVDKSLIWHRWQPQNELIIGKYGIREPNPNLPIINYSEVDLILVPCVACDSQSYRLGYGGGYYDRFLSSPGWDLIPTIGIVFANDYLPQVPVEVWDRKLNSVCTESGLQR